The following coding sequences lie in one Nakaseomyces glabratus chromosome I, complete sequence genomic window:
- the TCM62 gene encoding Tcm62p (CAGL0I04598g~Ortholog(s) have role in mitochondrial respiratory chain complex II assembly and mitochondrial inner membrane localization): protein MTTIVRILRRGLKTIHTPVHSLNDQKIRQQLISGIGRLNQILESSYNHRNILHKGKYKTYPQFVSSKDNVRFQKVIRDYLDSSAVNEIKSGNTGKDFDSKLATIGLNLFMDVNGANINPLASLLTYEMLSHYNKYPEKETIEGFELAINTVRQFLRENKIPVTSPDDILTLVGRLVHDVREFETSKEILEALNYNLNSDDIVRVVKGNKTFDEVEFSKGCRLSSGVIDKNELYLRSLDLPQKKLVSIDQQMCVLVYDGTLREANKILPTLHYLQKMDKKLLLLVTGECVGDALTAITIHNNKCKRQQKNHRTIIINYYSKDYGNKSIQENTDLQEFLKLPEGIDSIYSPHFSNEIPSKICADKYYGSIESLKATTGESYLYNDDLPESLRDKESQFLKQTVTLHVGGYNEFEIEQRRNQMDNLFNNFLCRAIADGFIPNNGSALCKSIPHLAELTKSSSSESLLTKSAVSAIMSIIRQYSERSIINQEGLSKFEAGDIISEITNLTDFKLVKTSIQEKPKDCSAIGLVEPWITTDLTLRNALNYTRLLASCNTAISLILEKPKKK from the coding sequence ATGACGACAATTGTGAGAATACTACGACGTGGGTTGAAGACTATCCACACACCAGTTCATTCCCTCAATGATCAAAAAATTCGTCAGCAACTGATCTCTGGGATAGGCAGACTAAATCAGATTTTGGAGAGCAGTTATAACCATCGAAATATACTTCATAAGGGCAAATACAAGACATACCCACAATTTGTTTCATCAAAAGATAATGTTAGGTTTCAGAAGGTTATTAGGGATTATTTGGATTCATCTGCAGTCAATGAGATAAAAAGTGGTAATACTGGTAAAGATTTTGATTCTAAGTTAGCAACCATAGGGCTGAATCTTTTTATGGATGTAAATGGTGCCAATATAAATCCACTTGCAAGTTTGTTAACTTATGAAATGTTGAGTCATTATAACAAATATCCCGAGAAAGAAACCATTGAGGGGTTTGAGCTGGCTATCAATACAGTTAGACAATTCCTAAGAGAGAATAAGATACCTGTCACTTCTCCAGATGATATACTAACTTTAGTGGGAAGACTAGTGCACGATGTAAGAGAGTTTGAAACCTCCAAAGAAATATTAGAGGCGTTAAACTATAATCTAAATTCAGATGATATTGTTAGGGTAGTAAAAGGGAATAAAACTTTTGATGAGGTTGAATTCAGTAAAGGATGTAGATTGAGCTCTGGTGTTATCGATAAGAATGAACTCTATTTACGCTCTCTTGATCTTCCACAGAAAAAGTTAGTGTCCATTGATCAGCAAATGTGTGTTCTAGTATATGATGGAACATTAAGGGAAGCTAATAAAATTTTACCCACATTGCATTACTTACAAAAAATGGACAAGaagcttcttcttttagTGACTGGTGAATGTGTAGGTGATGCTTTAACAGCAATAACTATCcataataataaatgcaAAAGGCAACAAAAGAATCACAGAACGATcataataaattattattcaAAGGACTACGGCAACAAAtcaattcaagaaaatacaGATTTGCAGGAATTTTTGAAGCTTCCTGAAGGCATTGACAGCATATATTCACCCCATTTCAGTAATGAAATTCCCAGTAAGATATGCGCTGATAAATATTACGGTTCGATAGAATCATTAAAAGCTACCACTGGTGAATCATATTTGTATAATGATGATTTGCCCGAGTCATTGAGAGATAAGGAATCACAATTTTTGAAGCAAACGGTGACATTGCATGTTGGTGGCTACAATGAGTTTGAAATTGagcaaagaagaaatcagaTGGACAATTTATTCAACAATTTTCTTTGCCGCGCTATTGCGGATGGGTTTATTCCCAATAATGGCTCTGCCCTCTGTAAGTCCATTCCTCACTTGGCAGAACTAACCAAATCGTCAAGCAGTGAATCATTATTAACCAAATCTGCAGTTTCAGCCATAATGTCAATTATACGTCAATATTCGGAGAGATCAATTATAAACCAAGAAGGCTTGTCAAAGTTTGAGGCTGGGGATATTATCAGCGAGATAACGAATTTGACAGACTTTAAATTGGTCAAAACAAGCATTCAGGAAAAACCTAAAGATTGTAGCGCCATTGGACTTGTTGAACCTTGGATAACCACTGATTTGACTTTGAGAAATGCCTTAAACTACACCAGATTACTTGCCAGTTGTAACACAGCTATTTCTCTTATCTTGGAAAAgccaaaaaagaaatag
- the KAP104 gene encoding Kap104p (CAGL0I04488g~Ortholog(s) have nuclear localization sequence binding activity and role in exit from mitosis, mRNA-binding (hnRNP) protein import into nucleus, transcription factor import into nucleus) → MSSGWRPDDVAVVQLATLLKSCMSPNHDERTVAMDSLQQFQHQPEFFNYLCYILIEGEASEVLKSNFNAADLQNNRATAGMLLKNSMLEKGGFGKGDHDLDYVKSNIVHGLYDNNLLVSNVTGIVITTLFSTYYRQHREDETGINLLSQLLELVSNNNEASVKALSKIMEDSAQFFQLEWAGNVKPIQSLITSFLGFISDVNMSNTIKAESIKCINTIIPLQTQSFTVKIDEFLSSVFHLAQTNEDDEVRTQICISFSSLLEFRPDKLADNFNGIVQFMLHIIGTVHEEKVAIEACEFLHAFATNNNIPEHLVQPFVPDIVPVLLAKMVYNEDTILLLESSNDEDANEDDKDEDIKPIAPRIVKKNDKTDSQGNNVADDDEEDDDDDGDDDVDTQWTLRKCSASTLDVLTNILPHAVLEIAFPYLKEHLTSDKWYIREATVLALGAMADGGMNYFNNELPILIPFLVEQLKDHWAPVRKITCWTLSRFSPWIIKDNVQFLVPVMEPIIVTLMDRKKDVQEAAISSIATFIENCDPELIETILYTELLENFDKCFRFYKKRNLIILYDAVGRFADKCELDDRAMQIILPHLIQKWESLGDSDKELWPLLECLSCVASSLGEKFAPMAPEVYSRAYRILFNCIDIEKRSQNDPSITVPEKDFIITSIDLIDGIVQGLGEHSQMLLFPNDGQYQLLDIMLECLQDVTHEVRQSTYALLGDIVYFYKPDIVISKLSEFLKLINMELVLNSSEEDTSGIPALINAIWALGLISERIDLSSCIVEMSKALLDLFIGSKIIDEAVIENLAITIGRFGLTHPEVFCNSMFATDEALRKWCEISMKIENDEEKNYAYMGFTKIVNILDNGNLMSPATVHKYIKGLMVNVDFQPFVNDLFDFFIRHSNQINNLHLKDDEIAFLKQFS, encoded by the coding sequence ATGTCTAGTGGATGGAGGCCTGATGATGTTGCTGTTGTGCAGCTGGCAACACTACTGAAAAGTTGTATGTCACCTAACCATGATGAAAGAACTGTTGCCATGGATTCCTTACAACAGTTTCAACATCAGCCTGAATTCTTTAATTACCTTTGCTACATACTGATTGAAGGTGAAGCAAGTGAAGTTTTAAAGAGCAACTTCAACGCTGCTGATTTACAGAATAACAGAGCTACCGCTGGTATGCTACTGAAGAATTCTATGCTTGAGAAAGGTGGTTTTGGTAAAGGTGATCATGATTTGGATTATGTTAAATCTAATATTGTACACGGTCTATATGACAACAATCTTCTGGTATCAAATGTGACAGGTATTGTCATAACTACTTTATTTTCAACTTATTACAGACAACACCGTGAAGATGAAACTGGTATAAATTTGCTATCCCAACTTCTAGAATTagtttcaaataataatgaagCGAGTGTTAAGGCGCTGTCAAAGATTATGGAAGATAGTGCccaattttttcaacttgaaTGGGCTGGTAATGTTAAGCCAATACAGTCATTGATAACAAGTTTCCTCGGCTTTATATCAGATGTTAATATGAGCAATACTATTAAGGCAGAATCCATTAAATGTATTAATACAATAATTCCACTACAAACTCAAAGTTTTACTGTAAAAATAGACGAGTTTTTGTCTTCAGTATTTCATCTGGCTCAAACAAATGAAGACGATGAGGTTAGAACCCAGATTTGTATATCTTTCTCTAGTTTGTTAGAATTTAGACCTGACAAACTTGCTGATAATTTTAATGGAATTGTTCAATTCATGTTGCATATTATTGGGACTGTGCACGAAGAAAAAGTTGCCATTGAGGCATGTGAATTTTTGCATGCATTTGCTacaaataacaatattCCGGAACATCTTGTCCAACCTTTTGTTCCTGACATTGTACCTGTTCTTCTAGCTAAAATGGTATATAATGAGGACACTATCCTTTTACTTGAGAGTTCTAACGATGAAGATGccaatgaagatgacaaaGACGAAGACATAAAGCCAATTGCCCCAAGAATtgtgaagaaaaatgaCAAGACAGACTCACAAGGTAACAATGTTGCtgacgatgatgaggaagacgatgacgatgatggTGACGATGATGTGGATACACAATGGACACTCAGAAAATGTTCTGCGTCTACCCTTGATGTTTTAACAAATATTCTTCCGCACGCAGTATTAGAAATTGCTTTTCCTTATCTGAAAGAGCACCTAACATCAGATAAATGGTATATCAGAGAGGCGACTGTATTGGCACTGGGGGCAATGGCTGATGGTGGTATGAATTACTTTAATAATGAGCTACCAATTTTAATTCCCTTTTTAGTAGAACAACTGAAAGACCATTGGGCTCCTGTAAGAAAAATTACATGTTGGACATTGAGCAGATTTTCTCCATGGATCATTAAGGATAATGTACAGTTTTTGGTTCCTGTGATGGAACCAATTATTGTAACATTGATGGATCGAAAGAAGGATGTACAAGAAGCTGCAATTAGTAGTATTGCAACTTTCATTGAAAATTGTGATCCAGAGTTAATTGAAACCATCTTGTATACGGAATTGCTTGAGAACTTTGATAAATGTTTTAGATTTTACAAAAAGAGGAACCTAATCATCCTATATGATGCTGTTGGAAGATTTGCTGATAAATGTGAATTGGATGATAGAGCGATGCAAATTATCTTACCACATTTAATTCAAAAATGGGAATCTCTTGGCGATAGTGATAAAGAATTATGGCCATTGCTAGAGTGTTTATCTTGTGTTGCATCTTCATTAGGGGAAAAATTTGCACCAATGGCACCTGAAGTATACTCTAGGGCTTATAGAATTTTATTCAACTGTATCGATATCGAGAAGAGATCACAAAACGATCCCTCAATTACAGTACCAGAAAAGGACTTCATCATCACATCTATAGATTTGATTGATGGTATAGTACAGGGTCTTGGTGAACATTCTCAAATGCTACTATTTCCAAACGATGGACAATATCAACTACTTGATATAATGTTGGAATGTCTACAAGACGTAACCCACGAAGTGCGGCAGAGTACTTATGCCTTGCTTGGTGATATTGTCTATTTTTACAAGCCAGATATTGTCATATCTAAGCTTTCAgaatttctgaaattgaTTAATATGGAACTTGTTCTAAACTCTAGTGAAGAAGATACAAGTGGAATTCCTGCGTTAATAAATGCTATTTGGGCCTTGGGTCTGATTAGCGAGAGAATAGATTTGTCAAGTTGTATTGTTGAGATGTCGAAAGCTTTGCTTGATTTATTCATTGGATCCaaaattattgatgaagctGTAATTGAAAATCTGGCAATTACAATTGGTAGGTTTGGTTTAACCCATCCTGAAGTGTTCTGTAATTCAATGTTTGCTACCGATGAGGCATTGCGTAAGTGGTGTGAAATTTCCATGAAGATTGAGAACGATGAAGAGAAAAACTATGCTTACATGGGATTCACCAAAATCGTGAATATTTTAGATAATGGAAACTTGATGAGCCCTGCAACTGTACACAAATATATTAAGGGCTTGATGGTAAACGTTGACTTTCAACCGTTTGTCAATGATTTATTTGACTTCTTCATTAGACACTCAAatcaaattaataatttacACTTGAAGGATGATGAAATAGCgtttttgaaacaattcAGTTAA
- the MNN2 gene encoding alpha-1,2-mannosyltransferase MNN2 (CAGL0I04532g~Alpha-1,2-mannosyltransferase, involved in protein mannosylation in Golgi): MFNRRFAKLVKLVLITVSIVGGLYYLSGFIDGDTSTALGNRLSQEYMDSFWKTYDSSKSSYGSSLLGGSGEKGETDFRSPEAKLKIKDFYKTVFEHILDYSPAGKTAREFDDSCFDSGDISTRPDSYKNWKKLSYHQLSHCMKISPSEINHLRGNHKSYVDKINELVLPKGSYKGEGIVTVGGGKFTLMALTMIKALRTLGTTLPVEVFIPPDEGESTFCESVLPQYNAKCIYISDILPDDMIQKFTFKGYQFKSLAMITSSFENLLLLDADNIPVKKIDHIFESQIFRSAGLILWPDFWRRTTMPAYYEIANLPYNQNKRVRNAFDDITPPEVYTKPDGDLSEVPFHDMEGTLPDPSTESGQLLISKAKHLPTLLLSLYYNVNGPNWYYPIFSQRTAGEGDKETFISAASFYSLSYYQVKTSVGVDGYFRHDGSGYRGVGMLQHDFIQDSKQYMEAFEYSNTKYNNLRSEKGSISYDPSYDPNEFFDKFFSRKKPDGGDESKADVMFVHCNLPKFDPYVSWDTNDLVYQTKHFRSFNNKKVIAQFDIELENFKFFNETLCPYENGKGKFKYLDNKLSEERWPQMCDYISKRLQYLKESHNEALGLEKATEA; this comes from the coding sequence ATGTTTAACAGAAGATTTGCCAAGCTAGTGAAGCTTGTTTTGATCACTGTCTCGATTGTTGGTGGACTATACTATTTATCTGGCTTCATCGATGGGGACACATCAACCGCTCTAGGGAACAGGTTGTCCCAAGAATACATGGATTCCTTTTGGAAAACTTATGATAGTTCCAAGTCAAGTTATGGGTCTTCTCTTTTGGGTGGAAGTGGAGAGAAAGGAGAGACAGATTTCAGAAGTCCCGAAGCAAAACTGAAGATCAAAGATTTTTATAAGACTGTATTCGAGCACATCCTTGATTATTCACCAGCAGGCAAGACAGCCAGAGAGTTTGACGATAGTTGTTTTGATAGTGGTGACATCAGCACTAGACCTGATTCTTACAAGAACTGGAAGAAGCTATCTTATCATCAATTGTCTCATTGTATGAAGATATCTCCAAGTGAAATTAATCATTTGAGAGGTAACCATAAGTCGTATGTTGACAAGATCAACGAACTCGTCCTTCCAAAGGGATCTTACAAAGGCGAAGGTATTGTTactgttggtggtggtaaaTTCACATTAATGGCTTTGACTATGATAAAGGCCCTGAGAACACTGGGTACCACATTACCTGTTGAAGTTTTTATCCCACCTGATGAAGGTGAAAGTACATTCTGTGAATCTGTACTACCACAATATAATGCTAAATGTATTTATATTTCCGATATTTTGCCAGATGATATGATACAGAAATTTACTTTCAAAGGCTACCAGTTTAAATCATTGGCTATGATCACTTCAAGCTTTGAGAACTTATTACTACTAGATGCTGATAACATCCCAGTTAAGAAGATTGATCACATTTTTGAATCTCAGATATTTAGGTCAGCTGGTTTGATTTTATGGCCAGATTTTTGGAGAAGAACTACAATGCCTGCATACTACGAGATTGCTAATCTACCTTATAACCAAAACAAGCGTGTACGTAATGCCTTTGATGACATTACTCCACCCGAAGTCTATACTAAACCCGATGGTGACCTATCTGAAGTTCCATTCCATGATATGGAAGGAACTTTGCCTGACCCATCTACTGAATCTGGACAGTTGTTGATCAGTAAGGCCAAGCATTTACCTACACTATTATTATCTCTTTATTATAACGTTAATGGTCCAAATTGGTATTACCCTATCTTTTCTCAACGTACTGCTGGTGAAGGTGATAAAGAAACATTTATCTCAGCAGCCAGCTTTTATTCTTTGTCATACTATCAAGTGAAGACGAGTGTTGGTGTTGATGGTTACTTCCGTCATGATGGATCTGGTTACCGTGGTGTAGGAATGTTGCAACATGATTTCATTCAGGACTCTAAGCAATATATGGAAGCTTTTGAATACAGCAAtacaaaatacaataatCTAAGGTCAGAAAAAGGTTCTATTTCTTATGACCCAAGCTATGATCCTAATGAATTCTTTGACAAATTTTTCTCCAGGAAGAAGCCTgatggtggtgatgaaTCAAAAGCCGATGTTATGTTTGTCCATTGTAACCTACCTAAATTTGACCCATATGTTTCTTGGGATACTAATGATTTGGTTTATCAAACCAAACACTTCCGCTCATTTAATAATAAGAAGGTCATCGCCCAATTTGACATTGAGCTAGAgaacttcaaatttttcaatgaaaCTTTGTGTCCTTACGAGAATGGTAAAGGCAAATTCAAGTATCTGGACAATAAACTATCCGAGGAAAGATGGCCTCAGATGTGTGATTACATCAGTAAGCGTTTGCAATATCTGAAAGAATCTCATAACGAAGCCTTGGGCCTGGAAAAAGCTACAGAGGCTTGA
- the APC11 gene encoding anaphase promoting complex subunit 11 (CAGL0I04576g~Ortholog(s) have anaphase-promoting complex localization) encodes MRIELTEVHGVFNWVWDIPKNEDRLDESMADEDEDVCGICRASYHAPCPNCRYPGESCAIVLGRCGHNFHVHCISRWVDTPTSKGLCPMCRQKFQLLQRTKINEPHIPLFKEIEIKRYRQLQEEIEAGNYDALEEANIPPREDVEMASA; translated from the coding sequence ATGAGGATTGAGCTCACTGAAGTTCATGGAGTATTTAACTGGGTTTGGGATATCCCAAAGAATGAAGATAGATTGGATGAGTCTATGgctgatgaggatgaggatgtTTGTGGTATATGTAGGGCTAGCTATCATGCACCATGCCCGAACTGCAGGTATCCAGGTGAATCATGTGCGATAGTATTGGGAAGGTGTGGCCATAATTTCCATGTTCATTGCATAAGTCGATGGGTAGATACACCTACATCAAAGGGCTTGTGCCCGATGTGTCGGCAGAAATTCCAACTACTGCAACGCACCAAAATTAATGAACCACATATACCACTATTCAAGGAGATTGAGATCAAAAGGTACAGACAGTTACAAGAAGAGATCGAGGCGGGAAACTACGATGCCTTAGAAGAGGCTAATATACCACCAAGGGAAGATGTTGAAATGGCTTCCGCTTGA
- a CDS encoding uncharacterized protein (CAGL0I04510g~Ortholog(s) have cellular bud membrane, mating projection membrane localization), translated as MSAQEYYNGAGDSKQQYSRPTAPPPSQGQGKDSSRGYYQAPPQAPQYQQQPPQGQYYQGGPPPQQQYYQQQGYPQQGQHGQQPIYVQQQPPQRGNDDCMTACLAALCICCTLDLLF; from the exons ATGTCGGCACAGGAATACTACAACGGTGCTGGTGATAGCAAGCAACAG TACTCACGTCCTACAGCTCCTCCTCCATCGCAAGGGCAAGGTAAAGATAGCTCAAGAGGTTATTACCAAGCTCCTCCTCAAGCTCCAcaatatcaacaacaaccacCACAAGGGCAATATTATCAAGGAGGTCCTCCACCTCAGCAACAATACTACCAGCAACAGGGTTACCCACAACAAGGTCAACACGGTCAGCAACCGATTTATGTCCAGCAGCAACCTCCTCAAAGAGGTAATGACGATTGTATGACAGCGTGTCTAGCTGCACTATGTATCTGTTGTACTTTAGATTTGTTATTCTAA
- the CST26 gene encoding putative acyltransferase (CAGL0I04620g~Ortholog(s) have transferase activity, transferring acyl groups activity, role in phosphatidylinositol acyl-chain remodeling and endoplasmic reticulum, lipid droplet localization) translates to MRKEQGQTGFARRTIVPVVSVVSFLSCCVVLLVIQVTAKLRFSQNKTRLTHVYNYTKKQFIVLLTSILRIVAPCEIRVTTDNGSIPKGTFYQDSSSGRLRANLLERSITISNHQIYTDWVFLWWLAYAGDKAGNVFIMLKKSLRKIPVLGYGMENFNFIFMNRKWAYDRVNMSNHLSAIEADSLGCGPISGNKPVKVNSDGEEVWDMKSSAQRNIKWPYNLILFPEGTNLSAHTRKVNEAYAEKIGRVPYRHVLLPRATGLRFCLQKLRNSVDVVYDTTIGYSGILSTEYGQDAYSLKNIFFRGKYPKLVDIHVRSFKLSDIPIDDEIDFIEWLFKVWEEKDKMMEYFYEHGTFENMTDNQESVLVDCSIKNYEFFPVFIIPFCFVLLTYWIVRSIF, encoded by the coding sequence ATGAGGAAAGAACAAGGTCAAACTGGGTTCGCTAGGCGGACAATTGTGCCAGTGGTATCAGTGGTTTCGTTTCTCAGTTGTTGTGTAGTGTTGCTAGTAATACAAGTCACTGCGAAGTTGAGATTTAGTCAAAATAAGACCAGACTAACACATGTTTATAATTACACAAAGAAACAGTTTATTGTATTACTTACATCCATATTGAGGATTGTTGCACCCTGTGAGATACGTGTTACTACTGATAATGGCTCTATTCCCAAGGGTACATTCTACCAAGATAGTTCTTCTGGGCGATTAAGAGCCAATTTGTTGGAAAGATCCATAACTATTtcaaatcatcaaatataCACTGATTGGGTGTTCCTATGGTGGTTAGCCTATGCAGGTGACAAGGCTGGTAATGTCTTTATTATGCTTAAGAAGTCCTTGAGAAAGATCCCTGTCTTGGGATATGGTATGGAAAATTTCAACTTTATTTTCATGAATAGGAAATGGGCGTACGACAGAGTAAATATGAGTAATCATTTAAGCGCAATTGAGGCTGATTCATTGGGATGTGGACCTATATCGGGTAACAAACCTGTTAAGGTTAATTCTGATGGTGAGGAGGTTTGGGACATGAAATCTTCTGCCcaaagaaatattaaatgGCCTTataatttgattttattcCCAGAAGGGACCAATTTGAGTGCACATACCAGAAAAGTGAATGAAGCTTATGCGGAAAAAATTGGAAGAGTCCCATATCGCCATGTATTGTTACCAAGGGCCACTGGTCTAAGATTTTGTTTGCAAAAATTAAGAAATAGTGTGGATGTAGTTTATGATACTACAATTGGTTACTCTGGTATATTATCTACTGAATATGGACAAGATGCTTActctttgaaaaatatattttttagaGGAAAATACCCAAAGTTGGTTGATATCCATGTTAGATCATTCAAATTATCTGATATTccaattgatgatgaaattgattttattgaatGGTTGTTTAAAGTATGGGAGGAGAAGGACAAGATGATGGAATACTTCTATGAACATGGTACTTTTGAAAACATGACAGATAATCAAGAATCTGTATTGGTAGATTGTAGTATTAAGAATTATGAATTTTTCCCTGTATTTATAATTCCTTTCTGCTTTGTATTATTGACGTACTGGATAGTCAGATCTATTTTTTAG
- the GRX7 gene encoding glutathione-disulfide reductase GRX7 (CAGL0I04554g~Putative monothiol glutaredoxin), translated as MAIILSKRIGRLFMLTGVLFTILYFLSHFSGPSSADSAFRQVGPGSRNSKGGGNLGPPIMEAEMNGNTNNIEKAEAGNKAMDTTSNSGTSNENAQLPGSKDQTDSNSNSLSNKEGQEDAEEAADAEYSPAKEFQKLVKSAPIVIFSKSYCPFSKNLKKLLDKNYRLDPAYVAVEVDQHPNGDKLYSYIKKLTGRNTVPNLIANGDSKGGFDDMLALHNSNELESKLIEWGVGELQVSKV; from the coding sequence ATGGCAATCATACTGAGTAAAAGGATTGGACGCCTGTTCATGCTGACGGGTGTCCTCTTCACAATTCTATATTTCCTATCGCATTTCAGCGGGCCCTCTAGTGCCGACTCAGCCTTTAGACAGGTTGGTCCTGGTAGTAGAAACTCTAAGGGTGGTGGTAACCTAGGGCCACCAATAATGGAGGCTGAGATGAATGGTAACACTAATAACATCGAAAAGGCTGAAGCTGGGAATAAAGCCATGGATACCACTAGTAACTCAGGTACTTCTAATGAAAATGCTCAGCTACCTGGCAGCAAGGACCAAACCgattcaaattcaaattctctttcaaataaGGAAGGACAAGAAGATGCCGAGGAAGCTGCTGATGCGGAGTACAGTCCCGCTAAGGAGTTCCAAAAGCTGGTTAAATCCGCACCAATAGTTATTTTTAGTAAGTCATATTGCCCATTCAGTAAGAATCTAAAGAAGCTACTCGATAAGAACTATAGACTTGATCCAGCTTACGTGGCTGTCGAAGTTGACCAACACCCTAACGGAGATAAGTTGTATAGCTATATCAAGAAACTAACGGGGAGAAATACTGTACCAAATTTGATTGCCAATGGTGATTCTAAAGGTGGTTTCGATGACATGTTAGCCTTGCATAACAGTAACGAACTAGAGTCAAAGTTGATAGAATGGGGAGTCGGAGAATTACAAGTTAGTAAGGTATAG